GGTCGTCCTCCTCCTGGTACACGCAGCGGTACGCGCCGTCCTTGGCGCCGGTCAGCGTCCGCACGACGCGCGCGAGCCGGAACCGAGCATTGCGGCTGTTGGTGGACAGGAGCACGGCGGCGCCGCCAATGCGGAACAGGCAGTTGGGCAGGAGCATGGCGCGCTCCTTGCCCATGTAGTAGTTGGGCGTGATGGTCTCCGTGGACACCACCAGCGCGTTGGAGCCCCCAGGCGTGACCTGGAGCAGGTTCCTGGCGAGCTCCACGGAGATGAGCCCCGCGCTGCAGCCCATCCCGGCAAGGTGCACGCTGCGCACGTCCTCGCGGAGCTTGTACCGGCTGACGACCATGTCGGCGAAAGACGGCGTCGGGGCGAAGAGGCTGCAGTTGACGACGAGGATGTCGATGTCCTCCCCGGAGACATTGGTCTTGGCGAGCAGGTCGTCGATGGCGGAGAAGACGACGAGCTCGGCCTCGTCGCGGGAGGACTCGAGATCGCGTTCCGGCGGGATGTAGTGCTGCGCATCGGGGAGGCAGGTCTCCTCCCCAAGACCGGAGCGCTCGAGCAGCCGCACCATGAACCGGAGGCTGCGCTCGTCGACGCACGTGCTGGCGTGCTCCTGGAACGCGGCGAACGGGACGCGGAGGCCAGGGCTGGGGCGGAAGCATGCGTAGTCCACCATGTACACGGCGCGCGGCCGGAGCCTGAGGTAGACGGCGGCCACCGCGGCCGGGACGAACGCGGCCAGGAACACGTGCACGGGCCGGATCTCCGCCGCCTTGAGCATGAGGGGCACTGCCACGATGGGGAGCATGCTGCTCACCAGCAGCCGGTACAACGGCTTGTGCTGGGCCGAGGAGCTCATGCGGACAGTGCGTCCTGCTCTGTGTCGTCTGTGTTGGAGGTGTGTCGCCTGGCCTCACGGTGGGAAGCAATTGAGCCAATGGACCAGCCGTTGTGCACACAACAAGAACAAGTACAGTTGCATGCATTCCAAACACATGAATGTTGCGTCGTGCAGTGAACCTCTTGCGCTAGCTGGTTGTTTGCATTGCGATTTGCGAGTAGGTCTGGGCACTCCTCCGGGCCAGTGTCGTGCAGCAACCACCCGGCTACGCCTGCCGCCTTGGAAATGGAGGATTGGAGCGGATGTCAAGTTATCAACCAAATCATCTCTCAATATGTCTTTTTTCTATCAAAAAGGCCGAAGACCATATTTTAAGCAGTACAGCCCCTTAAAATCCCCGTGACCGCGATTCGCATAGCAAATCACTGCCCTATAGAAGAAAACGCCGGTGATGGCCTGTATAACACCCATGTTCTCGCCAGACGAAGTTGTGGAACACAAATCTCACACACTTACCGACGAGGTCGAGGCTAGCCAAACTTCATCTGTCAGAATTGAAGTAGGAGAACAAACGCGCACAACCACGTTGTCCGTCCAGTAGGACACCGCGACCGAGATAAACACATAAAACGCCATCTTCGACACGATTCTGCACTACTTTGGGAATGCCTAGTAGTGGCGGGATGAAAATGCCAAACAGTGGCGGGCCACGCTCTCAGGGGCGTCTGCCACTAACCTCTCACCGCTGCTAACATAGCATCAGCGACGGGTGTGTGGGTCTATTGTAGTGGCGGACGAAGTTTAGCGCCTGCCACAACAACTGTAGCTAGCAATTCCCGCATTTCTCTCTGCCCACCACAGTTGTGCATAGCAGCAGGGGCAGACACTTTTGGTGCCCGCCACCGGTAGTGATTTAGGCCTATAGAAGAATTGTTGCAGCAACATCATTTTTTGCTACGGTGGCAACATTTTAATGACGCGGTTGCAACATTTTGCACTTGATCATCACATTGCATACAAGTCAATAAAATAATTAAGAGTATTAGTGAAGGAAACATATAGTATAAGAAGTGCGGGACAACAAACATGCATGTCTCAACACATAATGAATAGTTTCACAAGTTGTTTCGGAGCAGTGTATCTACCGACTTGGCTAGTTGCTGGCAACCGATGACCGCAATATGTCCTCGACTCGGTGAAGTCGTTCTTCATCTGGCTCTGCCTAGCAGTGGAACTTCCCGTCCTCATTTACAACCTCCTTGTTGATGATTTTGGCCCACACCTTTTGGAGGTGCTCATGCTCTCTTAATAATCCCCCCTATGTCCATGTACCTCTCCATCTCCTCGGACCACTTGATGATCTGGCTATGATTACACAAATGTTGGCTTTTCTTCAAAATGTCGTCCATGATGGCCATGGCACAGTAGCCAGACCTTTGGGAGGTTTTAACATTTGGCTCTTGGTAGTAACAAGCGCTAGTGATGAACTTGAATTTTGAATGATGTGTGAGCGTTTCTTTGAATTGCTTACACTTGCATAGAGCATCATTCAGACTCTCCTTCAATATGTTCCAAAACTTTTGAGGGTCTCTCTTTGAGTCAAAGAAATAAGCTAACCCTTGCGTCGGCATTAGTGCGATTATGATATAGTGACAGTCCCTGCGAAGAAAGTACAAGAAATCAACAAGAATGAGATCATACCACAAGGTCATGTGTATGTTTTAGAATAAAGGAGTGAACGCTAAAGACTTACTTGTCGTAGTATGGCACGAGATATGTGTCCTTATGCGGATTATTCGCAATCATGCACGGGAACATATAGTCTACGATGAGGTTCTGGCTTGTTGTGGATTCCATGTTGTGACAATGCATGTAAAAAGGATCAGGTAAGGCCACATTAACATGCCAGAGTAGGAGATCTAAAGCTCGATGAAGTTTCCAACACATCATTAACTGCGGGGAGACTGCGCCGACATAGAAGATATTTGCATGGACCACCTCATTAAAAGGCAGATCAAGTGTATCGTTCGGAAACTCCACAACAAAATTATAACCCTCTATAACCTTGGTCGTGAACTCTGTGTACCTTCTTTTGACTTATCTAACACGTCTTTGCGTAGAACCTGAAGTTCGCTCGAGAGGATCCCCAACATGGAGTCTGATAGGCTCGCTTCACCGGGCTTATACACATTCCATGTGCGCCTTTCGTGGACGACAATGGGCACAAATAGTTTGTCTGTGTATGGTCTAGAATTGTCAGGCTGATCCTTCTCCAATGATGGTGGAATATCTTCGACTATGTTTGCGGCGTCGGCAAGGTTGAAAATGGGGTCAAGGTTCGCGAAGCCGGGATCACCATCATTAACAGATAATCTGCGAGTAATCTCCTCTATATCACTAAGTGGCCACTTAAGTAGGTGGCCCTGCTGGGCCACTTTTTTTAACATAATGACATCCTCTTCAGGGGGGGGAGGCAACGTCTATGATTCAAATCCCGTGATTACCTTTAGCACCTGCACCCTCTCATGTCTAGTGGACGGGCGACCCCGTGCATCATTCTATTACCATCGATAAACGGGATGACTTGCCCCTTGGCAATCCTTGTCGTCACGCCATCCACCTTGGCAAACAACCACCATGAGATATATTGCAATGATGGTGACTGTTGACTCTTACTAGACTGCCTGGCCATTTGGGGAGGACTCGGTGTGCCATGTGGAAATAGTTCAGCTAAGTTCTTTTGAACTGATGCATCTACCCTTGCATCTACCGTGAGGACTAGTTGTTCTTGCACTTTGGCTTCAATCATTTCATTAACCATGCTTTTCATTCTAGCTTTTTGAAGTTCTTTGGTTTGGAGATAAACGTCGTCCCAAGCCTACAGTTGTGAGCATGATGAGATGTGTATGTACTAGGCAAGGCAGACATACTGCTTCTAGTGGTATCACATCGTAGCCAGATAAGGGACATGACGGGGCTTTGTAATCCTCCTATAAGTGACACTTCAACAACCTAGAACCCCATAATTTCCTGGATATGCCCATCCATATTCCATGGCATGTGAGCACATATGGATCCCCATCCCTCCATGGAAAGCGAAATAAAGGCCGAAATCCTGAGCTGACAGCTTGTCCCGACCAGGTCCGCCTACCATGGGCTCCACCTGTCGGCGCAGAAGCAACATAGTCGTTTGACCAAATTGACTGTTCAGATTGGTTGGGTGTGAACTAAGCATTCACCAACTCCAATTTTTATAGAAATAGAGATAGATTTTTGCTGAGTTATTCTAGTTGAATTGAGAACCTTTTCACATGAAAATGTTTTGGATGTTCAAAAAATAAACTATGAGAAGTTGGACCTTCAAAGCCAAAGTCATACGGTACCAAGGATCCGAAGTCTTTGCTCCTAAAGGTCGTTCCACCTCACACCACCCCTCCCATGTGGCAGAGGGCAAACGTCCCTTGCCTTTGCAAAGATGTCAACGAGGATAAAATGAAGGTATTGTGCATGGAGAAGGTTGTGTTTGTCACCAAGTATTGTAAGAGGCCATTCACGCCTGGATCCAAGTGTGGAAGTAAGCGAAACTAATGTTATGTTAGCCATATTCAAACAATATAATTTTGATTTATGTATATTTCTTCATGTTATATAGAGATGCTCTTTTGAATTCATATGATTGACAAATATTTTTGCGGTCTACACCATTCCTAATCGTGCTTGATGCTATCTAGGTCCTATGAGGAGGAAGCAATGGATTTAGTTCATTTTTTCTGCCTTCACTATACCTTCCTTCTAAGATCTATAATGTGTGGACTTGGCTGAGAAATGTTTGTGCTGCACAAACTTTGTAAAAAataattttaaaattataataaagTTTTTTCCTCATATATCATCGTATCTTTCAAGGTGTAGGTTCTCCCACACATTTTGTTGATTTGCTGAGATTGGCAATTTGCTCAAATTTCTTGGAGAAGTCTAGCTGAGAGGACAATTGAGAAGATAGTAAAAATTTCTCATTAAACTTctcttttccaggcatgtttgcaAAAGACCCATCATATGTCACAGTAAAAAAACCACCATGTTGAATGGATTGCATACATAATTTTTAGATTATTGTGAAATAGCTTCACTAGTGGACTCTGCTTCTGGCGTCACTGCCACCTACTGTATGGGTCTGACTATATCACATCTTGATGTGAGATAATTATCTCACATTTAAGTGATGTCAGCACCATGTCACAATAAATAAACCAACCCAGCTTCTTATGTCTTGTTTGTTTTGTCAGTTTCTTTTGTTGTTGTCCAGCCCACCACAAACAACCCAACGAGACAACCCCCTCCCAACTGGGCATTTATTAATGTTGATGCACAggaaaaaaagataaaagaaaaaggCCCCAATTGCGAGtggaggatggacttgcaactggggcaactaCAACTACAAAAGCCTGAGTTGTGAGTCAAGTGTAGACTTGCAAATAGAGCAAGTACAACTAGAAAGTCTCAGTTGCGAGTGGACGGCGGACTTGCAACTAGGGTAACTACAACTAGAAAGCCCCGGTTGTGAGTCGGTGGTGTACTTGTAACTGGGACAATTACAACTATAAAGCCCAGTTGCAAGACGAGGGTGGACATGCAAGTGGGGCAACTGCACTACTACAAGCCTCAACTGTGTGTCGAGGGTGTACTTGTAATTGGGGCACCTGCTACTACAAAAAAAGCCCCCAGTTGTAAGTCGATGGCTGACTTGTAACTTGGGGAACTACAATTACAATGTCAGTTGTGAGTCAACTGTGGACATGC
This DNA window, taken from Triticum aestivum cultivar Chinese Spring chromosome 1D, IWGSC CS RefSeq v2.1, whole genome shotgun sequence, encodes the following:
- the LOC123176447 gene encoding 3-ketoacyl-CoA synthase 6-like, with amino-acid sequence MSSSAQHKPLYRLLVSSMLPIVAVPLMLKAAEIRPVHVFLAAFVPAAVAAVYLRLRPRAVYMVDYACFRPSPGLRVPFAAFQEHASTCVDERSLRFMVRLLERSGLGEETCLPDAQHYIPPERDLESSRDEAELVVFSAIDDLLAKTNVSGEDIDILVVNCSLFAPTPSFADMVVSRYKLREDVRSVHLAGMGCSAGLISVELARNLLQVTPGGSNALVVSTETITPNYYMGKERAMLLPNCLFRIGGAAVLLSTNSRNARFRLARVVRTLTGAKDGAYRCVYQEEDDRGNVGVNLSKDLIVTAGDALRANITAIGPLVLPASEQLLFALSYVARKVVGSSRIRPYIPDFRTAFEHFCIHAGGRAVIDELQRSLRLSDEQVEASRMTLHRFGNTSSSSVWYELAYIEAKGRMRKGDRVWMIGFGSGFKCNSAAWECIRPPAALDGPWASCVHRYPVDVPDVLKH